From the Microplitis mediator isolate UGA2020A chromosome 6, iyMicMedi2.1, whole genome shotgun sequence genome, one window contains:
- the LOC130669650 gene encoding N-terminal Xaa-Pro-Lys N-methyltransferase 1 — translation MLETMEGISKSLYDPKEFYADSAKYWNNVPATLNGMLGGFGFISRIDIDGSDGFLSSLFELENPPNKTYALDCGSGIGRITKKLLIKHFKLVDLVEQNSKFLDTAKKLLQSSNVGQFYSFGLQNFCPESKKYDVIWCQWVLGYLQDEDLIEFLKKCSNALKTNGMIIVKENVTSSNKIEVDVQDSSFTRPYDNLKKVFQSANLICIKEQEQLHLPQGLYPVHMFALRPGK, via the exons ATGTTGGAG acAATGGAGGGTATATCGAAATCTTTATATGACCCAAAAGAATTTTATGCAGATTCAGCTAAGTATTGGAATAATGTTCCTGCAACTCTAAATGGAATGTTAGGTGGCTTTGGATTTATATCTCGTATCGACATCGATGGATCTGATGGCTTTTTGAGTTCTTTATTTGAA CTTGAAAATCCACCAAATAAAACTTACGCATTGGATTGTGGCAGCGGTATAGGAagaatcacaaaaaaattactcattaaacattttaaattagtGGATTTAGTTGAACAAAATAGCAAATTTTTAGATACtgcaaaaaaacttttgcagTCATCGAATGTTGGTCAATTTTATTCCTTTG gattacaaaatttttgtcctGAATCAAAGAAGTACGATGTTATTTGGTGTCAATGGGTTTTAGGATATCTTCAAGATGAAgatttaatagaatttttaaaaaagtgcag CAACGCACTGAAAACTAATGGAATGATAATtgtaaaagaaaatgtaacaagttctaataaaattgaagtCGATGTTCAAGATTCTTCTTTTACTAGGCCATATGACAATCtgaaaaaagtatttcaatCTGCCAATTTGATTTGCATTAAAGAACAAGAACAACTCCATTTGCCTCAAGGTTTATATCCTGTACATATGTTTGCGCTAAGACctggaaaataa
- the LOC130669648 gene encoding heparin sulfate O-sulfotransferase isoform X2, producing MLISELTKIQDFTKNQKSSKSDTKLEKFEDTIIIYNRVPKTGSTSFVGVVYDLCKKNKFHTLHINITNNMHTFTLYNQIQFVNNITRWNIMKPAFYHGHMAFLNFNKFGVKQVPLYLNLLRKPLDRFISYYYFLRYGDNFRPHLLRKKYGDTKTFDECVKAGQTDCDPNSMWLQIPFLCGHEPGCWEVGNPWALEEAKRNLANNYFLVGVTEELDEFVQILQIVLPDFFRGAHNLFSHSDKSHLRKTTQKIEPLPETVKIIQNSTVWKMENELYNFAVSYFHAVKKRLINASLQDLNQHFMYEKIRPK from the exons ATGTTGA TTAGTGAACTTACAAAAATTCAAGACTTTaccaaaaatcaaaaaagttcaaaaagtgatacaaaattagaaaaatttgaagacaccataattatatataacagaGTTCCAAAGACTGGGTCTACTAGCTTTGTCGGTGTAGTGTAcgatttgtgtaaaaaaaataaatttcatacgcTACACATaaatattactaataatatGCATACATTTACACTTTATAACCAG ATTCAGTTTGTCAACAATATTACACGGTGGAATATAATGAAGCCTGCTTTTTATCATGGCCACAtggcttttttaaattttaataa GTTCGGAGTGAAACAAGTACCTTTATATCTCAATTTATTGAGGAAACCACTTGATAGATTTATTTCTTACTATTATTTTCTACGCTACGGAGACAATTTTCGACCACATCTTCTCAGGAAGAAGTATGGTGACACTAAGACATTTGATGAATGTGTTAAAGCTGGCCAAACTGACTGTGATCCTAACAGCATGTGGTTACAAATACCATTTTTATGTGGTCATGAACCTGGATGTTg gGAAGTTGGTAATCCATGGGCTCTGGAGGAAGCGAAAAGAAATTTAGCAAATAATTACTTCCTCGTCGGAGTAACTGAAGAATTAGATGAATTTGTACAAATTTTACAAATCGTACTTCCTGATTTTTTCCGAGGAgctcataatttattttctcata GCGATAAATCACATTTGCGAAAAACTACTCAAAAAATAGAACCTCTTCCAGAAACggtgaaaataattcaaaattctacTGTTTGGAAAATGGAAAACGAACTATATAATTTTGCTGTTTCTTACTTCCATGCTGTAAAAAAACGTTTAATAAATGCTTCTTTACAAGACTTAAACCAACATTTtatgtatgaaaaaatacgaccaaaatga
- the LOC130669648 gene encoding heparin sulfate O-sulfotransferase isoform X1, translated as MIFRNFPVQWLLVIILVVIILFFKIKLESLKDENKMLISELTKIQDFTKNQKSSKSDTKLEKFEDTIIIYNRVPKTGSTSFVGVVYDLCKKNKFHTLHINITNNMHTFTLYNQIQFVNNITRWNIMKPAFYHGHMAFLNFNKFGVKQVPLYLNLLRKPLDRFISYYYFLRYGDNFRPHLLRKKYGDTKTFDECVKAGQTDCDPNSMWLQIPFLCGHEPGCWEVGNPWALEEAKRNLANNYFLVGVTEELDEFVQILQIVLPDFFRGAHNLFSHSDKSHLRKTTQKIEPLPETVKIIQNSTVWKMENELYNFAVSYFHAVKKRLINASLQDLNQHFMYEKIRPK; from the exons atgatctTTAGAAATTTTCCAGTTCAATGGCTCTTAGTGATAATTTTAGTAGTTATTATTCTATTCTTCAAAATAAAGTTAGAATCATTAAAAGATGAGAATAAAATGTTGA TTAGTGAACTTACAAAAATTCAAGACTTTaccaaaaatcaaaaaagttcaaaaagtgatacaaaattagaaaaatttgaagacaccataattatatataacagaGTTCCAAAGACTGGGTCTACTAGCTTTGTCGGTGTAGTGTAcgatttgtgtaaaaaaaataaatttcatacgcTACACATaaatattactaataatatGCATACATTTACACTTTATAACCAG ATTCAGTTTGTCAACAATATTACACGGTGGAATATAATGAAGCCTGCTTTTTATCATGGCCACAtggcttttttaaattttaataa GTTCGGAGTGAAACAAGTACCTTTATATCTCAATTTATTGAGGAAACCACTTGATAGATTTATTTCTTACTATTATTTTCTACGCTACGGAGACAATTTTCGACCACATCTTCTCAGGAAGAAGTATGGTGACACTAAGACATTTGATGAATGTGTTAAAGCTGGCCAAACTGACTGTGATCCTAACAGCATGTGGTTACAAATACCATTTTTATGTGGTCATGAACCTGGATGTTg gGAAGTTGGTAATCCATGGGCTCTGGAGGAAGCGAAAAGAAATTTAGCAAATAATTACTTCCTCGTCGGAGTAACTGAAGAATTAGATGAATTTGTACAAATTTTACAAATCGTACTTCCTGATTTTTTCCGAGGAgctcataatttattttctcata GCGATAAATCACATTTGCGAAAAACTACTCAAAAAATAGAACCTCTTCCAGAAACggtgaaaataattcaaaattctacTGTTTGGAAAATGGAAAACGAACTATATAATTTTGCTGTTTCTTACTTCCATGCTGTAAAAAAACGTTTAATAAATGCTTCTTTACAAGACTTAAACCAACATTTtatgtatgaaaaaatacgaccaaaatga